The nucleotide window CACTTTCGCTTTGGCAGCAGTGTCTTGCCCGATTGCAGGATGAGTTACCAGCCACAGAATTCAGTATGTGGATCCGCCCATTGCAGGCGGAACTGAGCGATAACACGCTGGCTTTGTATGCGCCAAACCGTTTTGTGCTCGATTGGGTAAGGGATAAATACCTAAATAATATCAACGGATTGTTAAATGATTTCTGCGGATCAGATGTTCCGCAACTGCGCTTTGAGGTGGGAACAAAGCCGGTTACGCAAACCGTTCGTGAAACGGTAAATGTGACCGCACCTGCCCAGGCTGCACCCGCTCCGGCTCCTCGCGTTGCACCGGCTGCCCGTCCGGGCTGGGACAACGTTCCTGCACCCGCAGAGCCAACCTACCGCTCTAACGTTAACGTTAAACACACGTTCGATAACTTCGTTGAAGGTAAATCGAACCAGCTGGCGCGCGCGGCGGCTCGCCAGGTTGCAGATAACCCCGGTGGTGCCTACAACCCGCTGTTCCTTTATGGCGGCACGGGTCTGGGTAAAACGCACCTTCTGCATGCGGTGGGTAACGGCATTATGGCGCGTAAGCCTAATGCGAAAGTGGTGTATATGCACTCCGAGCGCTTCGTTCAGGACATGGTAAAAGCCCTGCAAAACAATGCGATCGAAGAGTTTAAACGCTATTATCGTTCTGTTGACGCACTGCTGATCGATGACATCCAGTTCTTTGCGAATAAAGAGCGTTCGCAGGAAGAGTTTTTCCACACCTTTAATGCGCTGCTGGAAGGCAATCAGCAGATCATTTTGACCTCAGATCGTTATCCAAAAGAGATCAACGGTGTTGAAGATCGCCTGAAATCCCGTTTTGGCTGGGGCCTGACCGTGGCGATCGAGCCACCGGAGCTGGAAACCCGCGTGGCGATCCTGATGAAAAAAGCCGATGAGAACGACATTCGCCTGCCGGGTGAAGTGGCGTTCTTCATTGCCAAGCGTCTGCGCTCCAACGTGCGTGAGCTGGAAGGGGCACTGAACCGCGTTATCGCCAATGCCAACTTCACCGGTCGTGCGATCACCATCGATTTTGTGCGTGAAGCGCTGCGTGATTTACTGGCATTGCAGGAAAAACTGGTCACCATCGACAATATTCAAAAGACGGTGGCCGAGTACTACAAAATCAAAGTGGCAGATTTGCTGTCTAAACGTCGTTCCCGCTCGGTGGCGCGCCCGCGTCAGATGGCGATGGCGCTGGCAAAGGAGTTAACCAACCACAGTTTGCCGGAGATCGGCGATGCGTTTGGTGGCCGTGACCATACGACCGTGCTGCACGCTTGTCGTAAGATTGAGCAGTTACGCGAAGAAAGCCACGACATAAAAGAAGATTTTTCCAATTTAATCAGAAC belongs to Enterobacter cloacae and includes:
- the dnaA gene encoding chromosomal replication initiator protein DnaA, with protein sequence MSLSLWQQCLARLQDELPATEFSMWIRPLQAELSDNTLALYAPNRFVLDWVRDKYLNNINGLLNDFCGSDVPQLRFEVGTKPVTQTVRETVNVTAPAQAAPAPAPRVAPAARPGWDNVPAPAEPTYRSNVNVKHTFDNFVEGKSNQLARAAARQVADNPGGAYNPLFLYGGTGLGKTHLLHAVGNGIMARKPNAKVVYMHSERFVQDMVKALQNNAIEEFKRYYRSVDALLIDDIQFFANKERSQEEFFHTFNALLEGNQQIILTSDRYPKEINGVEDRLKSRFGWGLTVAIEPPELETRVAILMKKADENDIRLPGEVAFFIAKRLRSNVRELEGALNRVIANANFTGRAITIDFVREALRDLLALQEKLVTIDNIQKTVAEYYKIKVADLLSKRRSRSVARPRQMAMALAKELTNHSLPEIGDAFGGRDHTTVLHACRKIEQLREESHDIKEDFSNLIRTLSS